The following are from one region of the Lacinutrix sp. Bg11-31 genome:
- a CDS encoding SusD/RagB family nutrient-binding outer membrane lipoprotein has protein sequence MKNTKLILLMFLSLAVFSCDQDFEEVNTDPNNATVIPAHLLLGNLIRINQNEMYLVQGSGDMGECWAQHWSKVQYNDEARYIPRRGSIDRIWNVLYASVLSDAKSMYELAGEEGNSNLQAVSLIIQANSFQILTDLYGPIPFAEALNEAVEQPAYSTSEEVYAGILSMLDQADALLAANTGEIVATSDLLYSGDASKWQKLGNSLKFKALMRSNGSNSELQALVNEGQMFSSNADNAQLVYTDLDPDANPIFETIVFGNRPEYKISSAVVDILTGLGDPRLSVYAGLNADGDIVGKPAGYLNLPSETLGYTYGNISPLGDKYLDPTLPGVMLSYSQLSLLMAEAANEGKISGGMVAAKTFMDQGIAASFDFNAIGGAGAYSSAITFSSQTDARAKIATQEWIALFGQGFEAWTEWRRTGFPALTPAVDGDLPSIPTRLYYPTTEASLNAASYNAAKATLNNGDALDSTLFWQ, from the coding sequence ATGAAAAACACAAAATTAATCCTTCTAATGTTTTTATCACTAGCTGTTTTTAGCTGTGATCAAGATTTTGAAGAAGTAAATACAGACCCTAATAATGCTACAGTTATACCTGCGCATTTATTATTAGGTAATTTGATTAGAATTAATCAAAATGAAATGTATCTCGTACAAGGAAGTGGAGATATGGGAGAGTGTTGGGCTCAACACTGGTCTAAAGTTCAATATAATGATGAAGCTCGTTATATTCCAAGAAGAGGTTCTATAGATAGAATATGGAACGTATTATATGCTTCTGTATTAAGTGATGCTAAATCAATGTATGAATTAGCTGGAGAAGAAGGAAACTCAAATTTACAAGCAGTTTCTCTAATAATTCAAGCAAATTCATTTCAAATATTAACAGATTTATATGGTCCAATTCCATTTGCTGAAGCATTAAACGAAGCAGTAGAACAACCAGCTTACAGTACTTCTGAAGAAGTATATGCAGGTATTCTTTCTATGTTAGACCAAGCAGATGCTTTATTAGCAGCTAACACTGGTGAAATAGTAGCAACTTCAGATTTATTATATTCTGGAGATGCTAGTAAATGGCAAAAATTAGGGAATTCATTAAAATTTAAAGCATTAATGCGTAGCAATGGTTCTAATAGTGAACTACAAGCTTTAGTAAATGAAGGTCAGATGTTTTCATCTAATGCGGATAATGCACAATTAGTGTATACAGACTTAGATCCTGATGCTAACCCAATTTTTGAAACTATCGTTTTTGGTAATAGACCAGAATATAAAATTTCTTCTGCTGTAGTAGATATTTTAACGGGCTTAGGTGATCCAAGATTATCAGTTTATGCAGGATTAAATGCAGATGGTGATATTGTTGGTAAACCAGCAGGATATTTAAATTTACCTAGTGAAACTTTAGGTTACACTTATGGAAATATTAGTCCATTAGGAGATAAGTACTTAGACCCTACATTACCTGGAGTAATGTTATCTTACTCGCAGTTAAGCCTTTTAATGGCTGAAGCGGCTAATGAAGGAAAAATTAGTGGTGGTATGGTTGCTGCAAAAACTTTTATGGATCAAGGAATAGCAGCTAGTTTCGACTTTAACGCTATTGGTGGTGCTGGAGCTTATTCATCTGCGATTACTTTTAGTAGTCAAACTGATGCAAGAGCAAAAATTGCAACTCAAGAATGGATTGCATTATTTGGTCAAGGTTTTGAAGCTTGGACAGAATGGAGAAGAACAGGATTCCCTGCTTTAACACCTGCTGTTGACGGTGACTTACCATCTATTCCAACTAGATTGTATTATCCTACGACAGAAGCGTCTTTAAACGCAGCTAGTTATAATGCTGCAAAAGCAACATTAAATAATGGAGATGCTTTAGATTCTACATTATTCTGGCAATAA